Proteins encoded by one window of Arachis ipaensis cultivar K30076 unplaced genomic scaffold, Araip1.1 Aipa519, whole genome shotgun sequence:
- the LOC107624666 gene encoding uncharacterized protein LOC107624666: MSPLQGTRSLQVRLPSTKERQKSKKDKKKVMMETWENLENDTSSESFDQEAQLCLMADHDDENEVDLFDFSIEEFQYIIKDITVDSKKLLDKYAKCKKENEALRTENDLFLKKVKATETCNENFLKEENSALRAELEKFKLKHKVTASTDLISENKKLNEQIKNLNEDLAKFVQGSQNLNKLLACQRKSDCRVINEKTGAILFVAKRSDNVYGLTLDNLKVQNVTCFSSMEYEKWMWHKSLGHASMLQISKLVKKSLVRGLPNIKFDKDIICDACQMGKQIKTSFKPKKDVSTKKPLELLHLDLFGPTRTQSLGGKSYGMQAYRVYNKNSKTVEETMHVTFCESNTVSSVCIDDSPGFEAELSKNTESAPQNSSSHEAAPVSSENSNSAGDNLE; encoded by the exons ATGTCACCATTGCAAGGAACTAGGTCACTTCAAGTCAGATTGCCCTCAACTAAAGAAAGGCAAAAATccaagaaagataaaaagaaggTGATGATGGAAACATGGGAAAACTTGGAGAATGACACTAGCTCTGAGAGTTTTGATCAAGAAGCTCAGCTGTGTCTGATGGCTGATCATGATGATGAAAATGAGGTAGATCTCTTTGACTTTTCTATTGAAGAATTCCAGTACATTATTAAAGACATTACTGTGGATTCTAAGAAACTCTTGGATAAGTATGCGAAATGTAAGAAAGAAAATGAGGCATTAAGGACAGAAAATGatctttttttgaaaaaggttaaggCAACTGAAACTTgtaatgaaaattttttaaaagaagaaaacagtGCCTTACGAGCTGAATTAGAGAAATTCAAACTCAAGCATAAGGTTACTGCTTCCACTGATTTAATTTCTGAAAACAAAAAGCTgaatgaacaaataaaaaatctgaatgAAGACCTAGCAAAGTTTGTTCAAGGTTCTCAAAATTTGAACAAACTGCTTGCTTGTCAAAG AAAATCTGATTGTAGAGTCATTAATGAGAAAACAGGAGCTATTTTGTTTGTTGCCAAAAGAAGTGACAATGTTTATGGTCTTACACTAGATAATCTTAAAGTTCAAAATGTAACTTGTTTCTCTTCAATGGAATATGAAAAATGGATGTGGCATAAGAGCTTAGGACATGCTAGCATGCTCCAAATCTCTAAGCTTGTAAAGAAAAGCTTAGTAAGAGGGCTTCCTAATataaaatttgataaggatatcatttgtgatgcttgtcaaatgggTAAACAAATAAAAACCTCTTTCAAACCCAAGAAAGACGTCTCAACTAAGAAACCATTGGAATTGTTACATCTTGATCTATTTGGACCAACTAGGACTCAAAGTCTTGGAGGAAAAAGTTATGGCatg CAAGCATATAGAGTATATAATAAGAATTCTAAAACTGTTGAAGAAACCATGCATGTCACATTCTGTGAGTCTAACACTGTTTCTAGTGTTTGCATTGATGATAGTCCAGGTTTTGAAGCTGAATTGTCCAAGAATACTGAGTCAGCTCCTCAAAATTCAAGTTCTCATGAAGCTGCACCTGTTAGCAGCGAAAATTCCAATTCTGCAGGAGACAATTTGGAATGA